One segment of Macaca fascicularis isolate 582-1 chromosome 2, T2T-MFA8v1.1 DNA contains the following:
- the DYNLT2B gene encoding dynein light chain Tctex-type protein 2B isoform X1 produces the protein MGSLPARELHVCKVLPGGIRRPLDHRTETFPGLRLTGQSRGHSAGFRPSVVKDCIHAVLKEELANAQYSPEEMPQLTKHLSENIKDKLKEMGFDRYKMVVQVVIGEQRGEGVLKDLTLSSAVWEEYWLLTFSMASRCFWDADTDNYTHDVFMNDSLFCVVAAFGCFYY, from the exons ATGGGCTCCCTCCCGGCGCGGGAGCTGCATGTGTGCAAAGTCCTACCAGGCGGGATCCGGAGGCCCTTAGACCACCGCACGGAGACCTTCCCGGGATTAAGGCTCACGGGCCAGAGCAGAGGGCACTCAGCTGG GTTCAGACCCTCTGTGGTGAAAGACTGTATCCATGCTGTGCTCAAGGAGGAACTGGCAAATGCTCAATATTCTCCAGAAGAAATGCCTCAGCTCACAAAACATTTATCAGAAAAcattaaagataaattaaaag aaatggGATTTGACCGATACAAAATGGTGGTGCAAGTAGTGATTGGAGAACAAAGAGGTGAAGGAGTATT aaaggATTTAACTCTTTCTTCTGCTGTGTGGGAAGAGTATTGGCTGCTTACCTTCAG CATGGCTTCTCGCTGTTTCTGGGATGCTGACACTGACAACTATACTCATGATGTTTTCATGAAT